A genomic window from Micromonospora violae includes:
- a CDS encoding S8 family serine peptidase: protein MRLLYIKTIDQEDPLHQGRRLAALGLVLALAFSAPTPASAATAAPAPPGGTDHQSAPGGSTANRSTTVTLITGDRVTVTASGASAQPGAGREDVRFLVQRERGRLSVTPTDALPLLRSGRVDRRLFDITGLIEAGYDDAHRNTLPLLVAYGSTGTARRAQAALPGTRVTRDLPVIGGAALAAGKSSLGSVWATVTTGSSAARLDAAGGVERIWLDGRRRVTLDHSVPQIGAPTAWAAGFTGAGVSVAVLDTGIDATHPDLAGKVAEARNFTEVTDGRDMVGHGTHVASTIAGSGAASDGKYRGVAPDATLLDGKVCEDTGCTDSAILAGMQWAAVEKKAAVVNMSLGGWDTPEVDPLEEAVQTLTAQTGTLFVLAAGNDGLDGSVGSPASADAGLAVGAVDRDDELAEFSSRGPRVGDDALKPDITAPGVDIVAARSATGFIGDPVGDRYVSMSGTSMATPHVAGSAALLAQQHPGWRADQLKATLMAAAKPHPEQTAYQQGAGRVDVAHAITQQLTTDPVSVSFGRTLWPHGDDAPITRTVTWRNDGPAPVTVDLSIEGAGPGGRALPAGLFELGANQLTVPAGSTAATTVTTNTRLGDADGYWTGRIVARSGSTVAVTPLAVHREVESYTLTVEHLNRAGARTADHWTLLLGMDTFSSWDLVSSDGVATARLPKGQYGLSSLVFEPGPEDEQRGMSMLAQPVLTMEEDTRIVVDARRTKPVRTTVPDRNAVPELIDISGNFNADDGSGYTVGLWAETFTGLTSGPLGKRVSADQFVATVSSQWTKPGEADSPYLYALAEAVPGRMPTGMVRDYARRDLATVVHRFGGGYAGLAAERIVYPVLEYNVGAAALILPTTVPGQRVEYYNTRGVKWESQILFGELDEDGWLNAKAVLLSTPTAYRAGRTVQEIWNQAPYGPSFPNARWPHQSVTRVGDTIMVDMPMFSDAAGHPGGSLNDSEQTRLWRGGKLVGESEYGGNGKFTVPPGAANYRLVTSAKRSFTDLSTEVESSWTFRSRHVAGDTPAHLPLMAVRFTPPLSLDGSAPAGRSFEVPVQVPRQPGAVGSRVTTLTVDVSYNGGKTWQTAQVRKGGHGWTATVRHPAGPGYASLRATARDAAGNTVTQRIIQAYRLR from the coding sequence ATGCGACTCCTATATATCAAGACGATTGACCAGGAGGATCCGTTGCACCAGGGAAGAAGATTGGCCGCCCTCGGCCTCGTGTTAGCGCTGGCGTTCTCCGCGCCGACCCCCGCCTCAGCCGCGACCGCCGCACCCGCGCCGCCGGGCGGCACCGACCACCAGAGTGCTCCGGGTGGGTCCACCGCCAACCGCTCGACCACCGTCACGTTGATCACCGGTGACCGGGTCACCGTCACCGCTTCCGGTGCCTCGGCGCAGCCCGGCGCCGGCCGCGAGGACGTGCGGTTCCTGGTCCAGCGTGAGCGCGGACGACTCTCGGTGACGCCGACGGACGCGCTGCCGTTGCTGCGCTCGGGCCGGGTGGACCGGCGACTCTTCGACATCACCGGGCTGATCGAGGCAGGTTACGACGACGCCCACCGGAACACCTTGCCGCTGCTGGTGGCGTACGGCTCGACGGGGACCGCCCGGCGGGCCCAGGCCGCGCTTCCCGGCACGCGGGTGACCCGCGACCTGCCGGTGATTGGCGGTGCCGCCCTGGCCGCCGGCAAATCCTCCCTGGGCTCGGTCTGGGCGACGGTCACCACCGGCTCCAGCGCGGCCCGGCTCGACGCGGCGGGGGGCGTCGAGCGGATCTGGCTGGACGGCCGTCGACGGGTGACCCTCGACCACAGCGTGCCGCAGATCGGCGCGCCCACCGCCTGGGCCGCCGGGTTCACCGGCGCCGGTGTGTCCGTCGCGGTGCTGGACACCGGCATCGACGCGACGCACCCGGACCTGGCTGGCAAGGTGGCCGAGGCACGCAACTTCACCGAGGTGACCGACGGTCGGGACATGGTCGGCCACGGCACCCACGTGGCCTCGACCATCGCCGGTTCCGGCGCGGCCTCCGACGGGAAGTACCGGGGCGTGGCTCCGGACGCGACACTGCTCGACGGCAAGGTCTGTGAGGACACCGGCTGCACCGACTCGGCGATCCTCGCCGGCATGCAGTGGGCCGCGGTGGAGAAGAAGGCCGCCGTGGTCAACATGAGCCTCGGCGGCTGGGACACCCCCGAGGTGGACCCGCTGGAGGAGGCGGTGCAGACGTTGACCGCGCAGACCGGCACGCTCTTCGTCCTCGCCGCCGGCAACGACGGCCTCGACGGCTCGGTCGGCTCCCCGGCCAGCGCCGACGCCGGGCTCGCCGTGGGCGCGGTGGACCGCGACGACGAGTTGGCCGAGTTCTCCAGCCGCGGCCCCCGGGTCGGCGACGACGCGCTGAAGCCGGACATCACCGCGCCCGGCGTCGACATCGTGGCCGCACGGTCCGCCACCGGCTTCATCGGCGATCCGGTGGGGGACCGCTACGTCTCGATGTCCGGCACCTCGATGGCCACGCCACACGTGGCCGGGTCGGCCGCGCTGCTGGCCCAGCAGCACCCGGGCTGGCGGGCCGACCAGCTCAAGGCCACCCTGATGGCAGCCGCCAAGCCGCATCCGGAGCAGACCGCCTACCAGCAGGGCGCCGGGCGGGTGGACGTCGCGCATGCGATCACCCAGCAGCTCACCACCGACCCGGTGAGCGTCTCATTCGGGCGTACGCTCTGGCCGCACGGTGACGATGCCCCGATCACCCGCACGGTGACCTGGCGAAACGATGGTCCGGCCCCGGTCACCGTGGACCTGAGTATCGAGGGCGCCGGCCCCGGCGGCCGGGCGTTGCCGGCCGGCCTGTTCGAGTTGGGCGCCAACCAGCTCACCGTGCCGGCGGGCAGCACGGCCGCCACGACCGTCACCACGAACACCCGACTCGGCGACGCCGACGGTTACTGGACCGGGCGGATCGTGGCCCGCTCCGGGTCGACCGTCGCGGTCACCCCGCTGGCCGTGCACCGCGAGGTGGAGAGCTACACGCTGACCGTGGAGCACCTGAACCGCGCCGGCGCGCGTACCGCGGACCACTGGACCCTCCTGCTCGGGATGGACACCTTCAGTTCGTGGGACCTGGTCAGTTCCGACGGGGTGGCCACCGCGCGGCTGCCCAAGGGGCAGTACGGCCTGAGCAGCCTCGTCTTCGAGCCCGGACCGGAGGATGAGCAGCGTGGGATGTCCATGTTGGCGCAGCCCGTACTGACCATGGAGGAGGACACCCGGATCGTGGTGGACGCCCGCCGGACCAAGCCGGTGCGGACCACCGTTCCGGACCGGAACGCCGTCCCGGAGTTGATCGACATCAGCGGCAACTTCAACGCCGACGACGGCAGCGGATACACCGTCGGACTCTGGGCGGAGACGTTCACCGGCCTGACCAGCGGCCCGCTCGGCAAGCGGGTCTCCGCCGACCAGTTCGTCGCCACCGTCAGCAGCCAGTGGACCAAGCCGGGCGAGGCCGACAGCCCGTACCTGTACGCGCTGGCCGAAGCGGTCCCCGGCCGGATGCCCACCGGGATGGTCCGCGACTACGCCCGACGGGACCTGGCCACCGTCGTGCACCGCTTCGGCGGTGGCTACGCGGGCCTGGCGGCCGAGCGGATCGTGTACCCCGTGCTGGAGTACAACGTCGGCGCCGCCGCCCTGATCCTGCCCACCACGGTGCCCGGCCAGCGGGTCGAGTACTACAACACCAGGGGCGTGAAGTGGGAATCCCAGATCCTCTTCGGAGAGCTGGACGAGGACGGCTGGTTGAACGCGAAGGCCGTGCTCCTCTCCACGCCCACCGCGTACCGGGCCGGGCGGACGGTGCAGGAGATCTGGAACCAGGCCCCGTACGGGCCGTCCTTCCCGAACGCGCGCTGGCCGCACCAGAGCGTCACCCGGGTCGGCGACACCATCATGGTCGACATGCCCATGTTCAGCGACGCGGCCGGGCACCCGGGCGGTTCGCTGAACGACAGCGAGCAGACCAGGCTCTGGCGCGGCGGCAAACTGGTCGGCGAGAGCGAGTACGGCGGCAACGGAAAGTTCACCGTGCCCCCGGGCGCAGCGAACTACCGGCTCGTCACGTCGGCGAAGCGCAGCTTCACCGACCTGAGCACCGAGGTGGAGTCCAGCTGGACCTTCCGTTCCCGGCACGTCGCCGGTGACACGCCGGCCCACCTGCCGCTGATGGCGGTGCGCTTCACGCCGCCGCTGAGCCTCGACGGCAGCGCTCCGGCCGGGCGGAGCTTCGAGGTCCCGGTGCAGGTGCCGAGGCAGCCCGGCGCGGTCGGGTCGCGGGTGACCACGCTGACCGTGGACGTCTCCTACAACGGTGGCAAGACCTGGCAGACCGCGCAGGTGCGCAAGGGCGGGCACGGGTGGACGGCCACGGTCCGACACCCCGCCGGGCCCGGTTACGCGTCGCTGCGGGCCACCGCTCGGGACGCCGCCGGCAACACGGTGACCCAGCGGATCATCCAGGCGTACCGGTTGCGCTGA
- a CDS encoding sugar O-acetyltransferase yields MLAGEPYIADDPEIIADLDRAARLMERFNTSPAADPPARIAALRELLGELGEDTWIRPPFHCDYGWQIRIGPRSFINYNAVFLDVARITLGADVQVGPNVQLLTPTHPVEPGPRRDKWEAAKPITIGDNVWLGGGAIVLAGVTIGANTVVGAGAVVTRDLPANVVAVGNPARPVRELD; encoded by the coding sequence ATGCTCGCCGGTGAGCCATACATCGCCGACGATCCCGAGATCATCGCCGACCTGGACCGGGCCGCCCGGCTGATGGAACGCTTCAACACCAGTCCCGCGGCCGACCCCCCGGCCCGAATCGCGGCACTGCGCGAACTCCTCGGCGAACTGGGCGAGGACACCTGGATCCGCCCACCGTTCCACTGCGACTACGGCTGGCAGATCCGGATCGGCCCGCGCAGCTTCATCAACTACAACGCGGTCTTCCTCGACGTCGCTCGGATCACCCTCGGCGCGGACGTCCAGGTCGGCCCGAACGTACAACTGCTCACCCCGACGCATCCGGTCGAGCCCGGCCCGCGACGGGACAAGTGGGAGGCGGCCAAGCCGATCACCATCGGCGACAACGTGTGGCTCGGCGGCGGCGCGATCGTGCTGGCCGGCGTCACGATCGGCGCGAACACCGTCGTCGGCGCGGGCGCGGTGGTCACCCGGGACCTGCCCGCCAACGTGGTGGCGGTCGGCAACCCGGCCCGGCCGGTCCGCGAACTCGACTAG
- a CDS encoding nucleoside/nucleotide kinase family protein, with amino-acid sequence MPPARVVSADELVARARALAEAGPRQLLGIAGAPGAGKSTLAEQIVAEVGSAACLVPMDGFHLAQAQLVRLGRADRKGAVDTFDANGYVSLLRRLRRLEPTSVYAPEFRRELEEPVAGAIEVQPSVRLVVTEGNYLLLPDFPWQEIRALLHEAWFLDLDAEVRHRRLTARHEAFGRSPEQARAWALGSDESNAAVIAPSAERADLVVRLSEPPPP; translated from the coding sequence ATGCCGCCGGCCCGGGTGGTGTCCGCCGACGAGTTGGTGGCGCGCGCGAGGGCGCTTGCCGAGGCTGGCCCGCGACAACTGCTCGGCATCGCCGGTGCGCCGGGCGCCGGGAAGTCCACCCTGGCGGAGCAGATCGTCGCCGAGGTGGGTTCGGCCGCCTGCCTGGTGCCGATGGACGGTTTTCACCTGGCGCAGGCGCAGCTGGTCCGGCTGGGTCGCGCCGACCGCAAGGGCGCGGTGGACACCTTCGACGCCAATGGCTATGTCTCGCTGCTGCGCCGGTTGCGCCGGTTGGAGCCGACGTCGGTGTACGCGCCGGAGTTCCGCCGGGAGTTGGAGGAGCCGGTGGCCGGCGCGATCGAGGTGCAGCCGTCGGTTCGGCTGGTGGTGACCGAGGGCAACTACCTGCTGTTGCCGGATTTCCCCTGGCAGGAGATTCGGGCGCTGCTGCACGAGGCGTGGTTTCTCGACCTGGACGCCGAGGTGCGGCACCGCCGGCTGACCGCCCGGCACGAGGCGTTCGGTCGGTCGCCGGAGCAGGCGCGGGCGTGGGCGCTGGGCAGCGACGAGTCGAACGCCGCAGTGATCGCCCCGAGCGCCGAGCGGGCTGACCTGGTGGTTCGCCTGTCGGAGCCCCCGCCACCCTAG